The following proteins are co-located in the Candidatus Nitrosotenuis cloacae genome:
- a CDS encoding AbrB/MazE/SpoVT family DNA-binding domain-containing protein encodes MSEISVGSMTSKGQITVPKEIRDRLDLSEGDKVIFVIEDGQATIRKAPSEKFSEILRRQKPWSEHSVRFQKRVRKEWQ; translated from the coding sequence ATGTCAGAGATCAGTGTGGGTTCCATGACCAGCAAGGGCCAGATAACAGTCCCAAAGGAGATCAGGGACAGATTGGATCTAAGTGAGGGAGACAAGGTAATTTTTGTCATCGAGGATGGGCAGGCGACAATAAGAAAGGCACCTAGTGAGAAATTCTCTGAGATTCTGCGCAGGCAAAAGCCGTGGAGCGAGCATAGCGTCAGATTCCAAAAAAGAGTACGCAAAGAATGGCAATAA
- a CDS encoding type II toxin-antitoxin system VapC family toxin has translation MAITALIDTNIILNAKNDREPHSAYSLQLLDAVEDGLVYGVISVISVAELCTGYYSQGDMKGKEELLAHLVSSRNFAVVDLSLEISDAAARIRADTGLRLPDAIIIATGLAKNAQYLVTNDKELKKASRYLKVVSPKELLSNKGKK, from the coding sequence ATGGCAATAACAGCACTGATTGATACAAACATCATACTAAACGCAAAAAATGACAGGGAGCCGCACTCTGCATATTCTTTGCAGTTATTGGATGCAGTCGAGGACGGCCTAGTGTATGGGGTGATATCGGTAATCTCGGTGGCAGAATTGTGCACCGGGTATTATTCCCAAGGAGACATGAAGGGCAAGGAGGAGCTGCTTGCTCATTTGGTATCAAGTAGGAATTTTGCCGTAGTGGATCTAAGCTTGGAAATATCTGATGCGGCAGCAAGGATTCGTGCAGATACTGGCCTCAGACTGCCAGATGCCATAATAATTGCCACGGGATTGGCAAAAAATGCGCAATATCTGGTAACAAATGACAAGGAGTTAAAGAAGGCAAGCCGTTATCTAAAAGTCGTATCTCCAAAGGAACTGTTAAGCAACAAAGGTAAGAAATAG
- a CDS encoding secondary thiamine-phosphate synthase enzyme YjbQ: MKSLTEHLTFNTKTRVAFLNLTPQIRQLVKKSGIREGLCLVNAMHITASVFINDNESGLHRDYAAWLETLAPHEPTEQYDHNKTGEDNADAHLKRQIMGREVVVAITDGDLDFGPWEQIFYGEFDGMRPKRVLVKIIGE, translated from the coding sequence ATGAAGTCGCTAACGGAACATCTCACATTCAACACAAAGACTCGGGTTGCTTTTTTGAATCTGACTCCGCAAATAAGGCAGCTTGTCAAAAAAAGCGGGATCAGGGAGGGGCTCTGCCTTGTAAATGCGATGCACATCACGGCAAGCGTCTTCATAAACGACAACGAGTCGGGGCTGCACAGGGATTATGCTGCGTGGCTTGAAACTCTGGCGCCTCACGAGCCGACAGAGCAGTATGATCACAACAAGACCGGCGAGGACAACGCAGACGCGCACCTAAAGCGCCAGATAATGGGGCGCGAGGTTGTGGTTGCAATCACGGACGGGGATCTGGACTTTGGGCCGTGGGAGCAGATATTCTACGGAGAGTTTGACGGGATGCGACCAAAAAGAGTGCTTGTAAAGATAATCGGGGAGTAA